A region from the uncultured Holophaga sp. genome encodes:
- a CDS encoding type 1 glutamine amidotransferase domain-containing protein: protein MKVLIVLTSHDRLGDTGHQTGFWLEEFAAPYYAFRDAGAQITLASPRGGQPPLDPKSEDPSAQTPATLRFAGDPEAQGLLASTLRLEGLQEKDFDAVFFPGGHGPLWDLAEDAKTIALIEAFYGAGKPVAAVCHAPGVFRHTRKPDGSPLVQGHQVTGFTNTEEAAVGLTEVVPFLVEDMLKAKGGDYHRGPDWAPYVLIDDKLITGQNPASSEAVALALLKAR from the coding sequence ATGAAGGTTCTGATCGTACTCACGTCCCATGATCGTCTGGGAGACACCGGCCATCAAACTGGCTTCTGGCTGGAGGAGTTTGCCGCCCCCTACTACGCGTTCAGGGACGCCGGAGCCCAGATCACCCTCGCGTCACCCCGGGGAGGGCAGCCGCCCCTTGACCCCAAGAGCGAGGACCCAAGTGCCCAGACGCCCGCGACCCTCCGCTTCGCGGGCGATCCCGAGGCCCAGGGCCTCCTGGCCAGCACCTTGCGACTTGAAGGCCTTCAGGAGAAGGACTTCGATGCGGTCTTCTTTCCCGGGGGGCACGGACCCCTCTGGGATCTGGCCGAAGATGCCAAGACCATCGCCCTGATCGAGGCCTTCTATGGGGCCGGGAAGCCGGTTGCTGCCGTATGCCACGCGCCTGGGGTCTTCCGTCACACCCGGAAGCCGGACGGCTCCCCCCTGGTGCAGGGGCACCAAGTCACCGGCTTCACCAACACTGAGGAAGCCGCCGTGGGCCTGACGGAGGTCGTCCCCTTCCTGGTCGAGGACATGCTCAAGGCCAAGGGCGGGGACTATCACAGAGGACCAGACTGGGCCCCCTATGTTTTGATTGATGATAAGCTCATTACTGGCCAGAACCCGGCCTCATCGGAAGCGGTGGCCCTGGCCCTGCTCAAGGCCCGCTAG
- a CDS encoding DUF1566 domain-containing protein — MSSRLFRRTMLTLGLVTFGAAGANAQHPVSPPGAQPGPNPVPDARYVIDGSEVRDKETGLVWQRCTYGRHWVKGKGSLGRAETLNWASALEAGRDGWRLPTKEELETLVNTAGGQELFNRKVFPDVGLDGTWWYWSSTPYPKDAAGAWGVHFKDGRSGYAFPHKRGAVRLVRSGK; from the coding sequence ATGAGCAGCAGGCTCTTCAGAAGGACGATGCTGACCCTGGGTCTGGTGACCTTCGGTGCTGCGGGTGCCAACGCCCAACATCCGGTCTCTCCCCCGGGGGCCCAGCCCGGACCGAACCCTGTGCCGGATGCCCGCTATGTGATCGACGGAAGTGAGGTCCGGGACAAGGAGACCGGACTGGTCTGGCAGCGGTGCACCTACGGACGCCACTGGGTCAAGGGCAAGGGTTCCCTCGGCCGGGCCGAGACCCTGAACTGGGCCTCCGCCCTGGAGGCGGGCAGGGATGGCTGGCGCCTGCCCACCAAGGAGGAACTGGAGACCCTGGTCAACACCGCAGGAGGTCAGGAGCTCTTCAACCGGAAGGTCTTTCCCGATGTCGGACTCGATGGCACCTGGTGGTACTGGTCCAGTACCCCTTACCCCAAGGATGCTGCAGGGGCCTGGGGAGTCCACTTCAAGGACGGCCGCAGCGGCTATGCCTTCCCCCATAAGAGGGGCGCCGTGCGTCTGGTGCGCAGCGGCAAGTGA
- a CDS encoding undecaprenyl-diphosphate phosphatase produces the protein MQAILIGLVQGITEFLPVSSTAHLTLVEKLLLGNPMPLPFDVLLHVGTLAALVVYFRTDLMRMVRGVRGADAEGLRTLLLIIIALIPTGIFGLATRHMKETAKEHLWLYGCFLLLTAGMLFIANRIAARRRGRLLGAANGWDALAVGAIQGLGGGFGLSRSGSTICMGVYRGVELSSAARFSFLLGIPTIALAALVEGRKLVSPLLHHQPLPPDLTFPGGGLSPAVACTVGVVVAAISGYAAIGLLDRFTRRPRLNGFAIYCVLAGLAVIAIGIRG, from the coding sequence GTGCAAGCGATCCTGATCGGTCTCGTGCAGGGGATCACGGAGTTCCTTCCGGTATCCTCCACGGCCCACCTGACCCTGGTGGAGAAGCTCCTTCTGGGCAACCCCATGCCGCTGCCCTTCGATGTCCTGCTCCATGTCGGCACCCTGGCGGCCCTGGTGGTCTACTTCCGGACTGATCTCATGCGGATGGTCCGTGGGGTGCGGGGCGCGGATGCGGAGGGGCTCCGCACCCTGCTGCTGATCATCATCGCCCTCATCCCCACGGGCATCTTCGGGCTGGCCACCCGGCATATGAAGGAGACCGCCAAGGAGCACCTGTGGCTCTATGGCTGCTTCCTGCTCCTCACGGCGGGAATGCTCTTCATCGCCAATCGCATCGCCGCCCGCAGACGTGGGAGGCTTCTGGGTGCCGCGAACGGCTGGGATGCCCTCGCCGTGGGGGCCATCCAGGGGCTGGGCGGAGGCTTCGGTCTCTCCCGCAGTGGGTCGACCATCTGCATGGGCGTCTATCGAGGCGTCGAGCTGTCCAGCGCAGCCCGCTTCAGCTTCCTGCTCGGGATCCCCACCATTGCCCTGGCGGCTCTGGTGGAGGGGCGCAAGCTCGTCTCCCCCCTCCTCCATCACCAGCCTCTGCCTCCTGACCTGACCTTCCCCGGCGGCGGGCTTTCGCCTGCGGTGGCCTGCACGGTGGGGGTGGTGGTGGCCGCCATCTCCGGCTACGCCGCCATCGGGCTGCTGGACCGCTTCACCCGCAGGCCGCGCCTCAACGGCTTCGCCATCTATTGCGTCCTGGCCGGGCTTGCGGTCATCGCCATCGGTATCCGGGGATGA
- a CDS encoding methyl-accepting chemotaxis protein encodes MLKSLSIGKRLGGAFALILVLLACVAEFSLNRIAMLGGHMQRIVQVYNQAERQVAVMDSAVIQVQGSLRSLLLTSSPEAITREMATIAQRRERYDRAATTLEKLLPTAESRAKLQEVEQACQAARAQNSAAMDHIKAGRRAEATQILLGPAEEVNRQLNEQLGSIAHMMSDLSDRALQESLTARKHALNLILALALLALALGITAALLITRSIVQPLRNFVSVLASVDQGNLRVEAPVESRDEVGRLAACLNHTLATLRRTITEVAGAAGSVASGAAQLSSSAEEMAQATQVIAEGGTSLHQVTESVASAMLQLSANVQQMAGNVRVSVDQSREAVKAVGDGAQGGQAAAEGMARIQGVTERIAQAISVIQEIARQTNLLSLNAAIEAAKAGSQGKGFAVVAEEVRKLAERSRQSAQEIEGLLSETHAAVSRGQSSVSASLEHLEHLQGSIETMAGMVREIGSATEEQSSTATTVARQVESAASEVRQNATATHQLTTTVHEISRTATDLARVSEGLRQAVIQFQV; translated from the coding sequence ATGTTGAAGTCCCTCAGCATCGGAAAACGCCTGGGAGGCGCCTTCGCCCTGATCCTGGTCCTGCTGGCCTGCGTGGCCGAGTTCTCCCTGAACCGGATCGCCATGCTGGGTGGGCACATGCAGCGGATCGTCCAAGTGTACAACCAGGCCGAGCGCCAGGTCGCCGTCATGGACTCGGCCGTCATACAGGTTCAGGGCTCCCTGAGGAGCCTCCTCCTGACCAGTTCCCCCGAAGCCATCACCCGGGAGATGGCCACCATCGCCCAGCGCCGCGAGCGGTACGACAGGGCGGCCACCACCCTGGAGAAGCTCCTGCCCACCGCCGAGAGCCGGGCGAAGCTCCAGGAGGTCGAGCAAGCCTGTCAGGCGGCCCGCGCTCAGAACTCTGCGGCCATGGACCACATCAAGGCGGGACGCCGGGCGGAGGCCACCCAGATCCTCCTGGGCCCCGCGGAGGAGGTCAACCGCCAGCTCAACGAACAACTGGGCAGCATCGCCCACATGATGTCCGACCTGAGCGACCGGGCCCTCCAGGAGAGCCTGACCGCCCGGAAGCACGCCCTCAACCTGATCCTGGCCCTGGCCCTGCTCGCCCTAGCCCTCGGCATCACCGCCGCCCTGCTCATCACCCGCAGCATCGTGCAACCCCTCCGCAACTTCGTCTCGGTCCTGGCGTCCGTGGACCAGGGGAACCTCAGGGTGGAGGCCCCCGTGGAGAGCAGGGATGAGGTCGGCCGGCTGGCGGCCTGTCTCAACCACACCCTGGCCACGCTCCGGCGCACCATCACGGAGGTGGCGGGGGCCGCTGGCAGTGTGGCCAGCGGCGCCGCCCAGCTCAGCAGCTCCGCCGAAGAGATGGCCCAGGCCACCCAGGTCATCGCCGAGGGGGGCACCAGCCTCCACCAGGTTACGGAGAGCGTGGCCTCGGCCATGCTGCAGCTCTCGGCCAATGTCCAGCAGATGGCAGGCAATGTCCGGGTCTCGGTGGACCAGAGCCGTGAGGCCGTGAAGGCCGTGGGCGACGGTGCCCAGGGGGGCCAGGCCGCCGCCGAGGGCATGGCCCGCATCCAGGGTGTCACCGAGCGCATCGCCCAGGCCATCTCGGTGATCCAGGAGATCGCCCGGCAGACCAACCTCCTCAGCCTCAACGCCGCCATCGAGGCCGCCAAAGCCGGCTCCCAGGGCAAGGGCTTCGCCGTGGTGGCCGAAGAGGTCCGGAAGCTGGCCGAGCGCAGCCGCCAGTCGGCCCAGGAGATCGAAGGCCTGCTCAGCGAGACCCATGCCGCGGTATCCCGGGGGCAGTCCTCGGTCTCTGCCAGCCTGGAGCACTTGGAGCACCTCCAGGGCTCCATCGAGACCATGGCCGGAATGGTCCGCGAGATCGGGAGCGCCACCGAGGAGCAGAGCAGCACCGCCACGACCGTGGCCCGACAGGTCGAGAGCGCCGCCTCCGAAGTCCGGCAGAACGCCACCGCCACCCACCAGCTCACCACCACAGTCCACGAGATCTCCCGCACGGCGACGGACCTGGCCCGGGTCTCCGAGGGCCTGCGCCAGGCTGTCATCCAATTCCAGGTCTGA
- a CDS encoding RluA family pseudouridine synthase: protein MNQGCTYTEQIHPRWQGRPLQDYLSGRYEHTPEGEWRSRIEQGLVQLDGKPALPEAPLRQGQVLTWHRPPWEEPEAPLDWGLLYEDERVLAVSKPSGLPTLPGAGFLEHTLLHQVRLTHPEASPVHRLGRGTSGLVLFARSVASRDLLCSTLRDRAVVKLYRALISGCPREDRRTLDTPIGPLPHPTLGTLHGPSPQGKPALSHVRVLERRAEGTLVEVRIETGRPHQIRIHMATWGHPLLGDPLYGPGGSFLPGAVPGDLGYLLHAWRLSLPALGLELESPPPEPLADRGAHPYP from the coding sequence GTGAACCAGGGCTGCACCTACACCGAGCAGATCCACCCCCGCTGGCAGGGTCGGCCGCTCCAGGACTATCTGAGCGGCCGCTATGAGCACACCCCCGAAGGGGAGTGGCGCAGTCGCATCGAGCAAGGCCTGGTCCAGCTCGACGGCAAGCCCGCCCTGCCGGAGGCCCCCCTGCGCCAGGGCCAGGTTCTGACCTGGCACCGCCCCCCCTGGGAGGAGCCGGAGGCCCCCCTGGACTGGGGGCTCCTGTATGAGGATGAACGGGTGCTGGCCGTCTCCAAGCCCTCGGGGCTCCCCACCCTGCCCGGGGCGGGTTTCCTGGAGCACACCCTCCTCCACCAGGTGCGCCTGACCCACCCGGAGGCCAGCCCGGTCCACCGTCTGGGAAGGGGCACCTCCGGGCTCGTCCTCTTCGCCCGCAGCGTCGCCTCCCGGGATCTCCTCTGCAGCACCCTGCGGGACCGGGCGGTGGTGAAGCTCTACCGCGCCCTGATCAGCGGCTGCCCCCGGGAGGACAGACGGACCCTGGACACACCCATCGGCCCCCTGCCCCACCCGACCCTGGGCACCCTCCACGGTCCCAGCCCCCAGGGAAAGCCCGCCCTCAGCCATGTCCGGGTCCTGGAGCGCCGGGCGGAAGGCACCCTGGTGGAGGTCCGTATCGAAACCGGGCGCCCCCACCAGATCCGCATCCACATGGCGACCTGGGGCCATCCCCTCCTGGGTGATCCCCTGTACGGCCCCGGCGGGAGCTTCCTCCCGGGCGCCGTCCCAGGGGACCTGGGCTACCTGCTCCATGCCTGGCGTCTGAGCCTGCCGGCCCTCGGCCTGGAGCTGGAGTCCCCGCCGCCGGAGCCCCTGGCGGACCGGGGTGCGCATCCATACCCCTGA
- a CDS encoding IclR family transcriptional regulator: MAEKRARSPYGIQSLSQAIGILLLLHRHPEGLSSQELAALQGLPPETATQIAHALKSAGMLQGDDLFGYQLGPSLLKMAMAVRPQDLLQTARPLLHQLTAATGETASLVALVQGRPMVMEVSRGASLLQAVPLVGSPVPFHGTSAGKALLAALPEDELSALREEGPGLLYPWTGRTRCDWPGLDAELDFVRESGIAYDHGEYLEGISSIATLMPMPGPTLTAMTVTVPSSRFHQVEDLVVSTLRECRANLVKRWETPHGLGPSLQEGLAALGA, from the coding sequence ATGGCAGAGAAGCGAGCCCGATCCCCCTACGGCATCCAGTCCCTTTCCCAGGCGATCGGGATCCTGCTGCTCCTCCACCGTCATCCTGAGGGGCTCTCCTCCCAGGAACTGGCCGCCCTGCAGGGGCTCCCCCCCGAAACGGCGACCCAGATCGCCCACGCGCTCAAATCCGCAGGCATGCTCCAGGGGGATGACCTCTTCGGCTACCAGCTCGGCCCCTCGCTCCTGAAGATGGCCATGGCGGTACGACCCCAGGATCTGCTCCAGACCGCCAGGCCACTCCTGCACCAGCTCACGGCGGCCACCGGTGAGACCGCCAGCCTGGTCGCCCTCGTCCAGGGCCGCCCCATGGTCATGGAGGTCTCCCGAGGAGCCTCCCTCCTCCAGGCCGTCCCCCTCGTGGGCAGCCCGGTCCCCTTCCACGGGACCTCGGCAGGCAAGGCCCTGCTGGCCGCCCTGCCCGAGGACGAGCTGAGCGCCCTTCGAGAGGAGGGCCCCGGCCTGCTGTACCCCTGGACCGGACGGACCCGCTGCGACTGGCCGGGACTGGATGCCGAGTTGGATTTCGTGCGGGAGTCGGGCATCGCCTATGACCACGGCGAGTATCTGGAGGGCATCTCCTCCATCGCCACCCTGATGCCCATGCCCGGCCCGACCCTGACGGCCATGACGGTGACCGTCCCCAGCAGCCGCTTCCACCAGGTGGAGGATCTGGTGGTCTCCACCCTCCGGGAGTGCCGCGCCAATCTGGTCAAACGCTGGGAGACTCCGCATGGCCTGGGACCTTCCCTCCAGGAGGGACTCGCAGCCCTGGGCGCCTGA
- a CDS encoding ABC transporter substrate-binding protein, whose translation MSNPSPLRLLALLCAVLAAGGSAQARDVIDMAGRKVTLPDTITRIYAGSPYTNVLTYVVAPEMLIGGPMGAPDGSSRYIRPDAGRIPMPKAEPGQRGPSLEAMAALKPDFVLMKGNARTDHAGAQRFENAGIPVVYVDLDEIDNYPAAIQWLSNLVGHPERGKAMADHARRTLAEVDRAVASIPEAERVRVYYAESADGLATECDESLHADAIRRAGAKLVHECLQQNHMGMEKLRFEQVLAYNPQVILTQDAKFAEMAYADPRWQKIDAVAKHRILVSPRTPFAWFDRPPAVTRLIGIPWLAVHLYPRACRIDLKQELRDFHKLFLGVDISEADLEAWTR comes from the coding sequence ATGTCCAATCCCAGTCCACTCCGGCTCCTGGCTCTCCTCTGTGCCGTTCTGGCGGCGGGAGGTTCCGCCCAGGCCCGTGACGTCATCGACATGGCCGGCCGCAAGGTCACCCTTCCGGACACCATCACCCGCATCTATGCAGGCTCGCCCTACACGAATGTCCTCACTTATGTGGTGGCGCCCGAGATGCTGATCGGAGGGCCCATGGGCGCGCCGGACGGCTCCTCCCGCTACATCCGTCCCGACGCTGGCCGGATACCCATGCCCAAGGCCGAGCCCGGTCAGCGGGGGCCCAGTCTGGAGGCCATGGCGGCCCTCAAGCCCGACTTCGTGCTGATGAAGGGCAACGCCAGGACGGACCACGCTGGGGCCCAGCGCTTCGAGAATGCGGGGATCCCGGTGGTCTACGTGGACCTCGACGAGATCGACAACTACCCCGCGGCCATCCAGTGGCTCTCCAACCTCGTGGGCCACCCGGAGCGGGGCAAGGCCATGGCCGACCACGCCCGCAGGACCCTGGCGGAGGTGGACAGGGCTGTGGCTTCGATTCCTGAGGCCGAGCGGGTGCGCGTCTACTATGCGGAGTCCGCCGATGGCCTGGCCACCGAGTGCGACGAGTCCCTCCACGCCGATGCCATCAGGCGGGCCGGGGCCAAGTTAGTCCATGAGTGCCTGCAGCAGAACCACATGGGTATGGAGAAGCTGAGGTTCGAACAGGTTCTGGCCTACAATCCCCAGGTCATCCTGACCCAGGACGCCAAGTTCGCCGAGATGGCTTATGCCGATCCCCGCTGGCAGAAGATCGATGCCGTGGCCAAGCACCGGATCCTGGTCTCCCCCCGCACCCCCTTCGCCTGGTTCGACCGGCCCCCTGCGGTCACCCGGCTCATCGGCATCCCCTGGCTGGCGGTCCATCTCTACCCAAGGGCCTGCCGGATCGACCTCAAGCAGGAGCTCCGGGACTTCCACAAGCTCTTCCTCGGTGTGGACATCTCCGAGGCTGATCTCGAAGCCTGGACCCGCTAG
- a CDS encoding phospho-sugar mutase encodes MSISAAREYLSSPWLEAELRSELETLVSDADRGEEAALAELADRFAEPLAFGTGGLRGIMGAGLRRMNQPNVRRATLALAEVTRRRAPGGKVAVVGYDTRINSEVFGLEAARVLAAAGYTVYLGNRPMPTPFLCFAMRRLKSACGVIVTASHNPKAYNGYKAYDDRGGQVVTPWDAEVESAMGALPLVPQPPSPEVDERILPFPKELEEAFIQMAVASLARPKVFTPARILFTPFHGTGIAFVPEIFQRAGLPLHICGPQAVQDGTFPTAPRPNPEEMGAFKVTIEEAEKLGVDAILANDPDADRLGVVLKHEGQWIQMTGNDMAGLTLDYLAREKGVKGAVVTTVVTSDFLSKVGALHGIPTVWTLTGFKNIAVCMNRLEEVGEKYAFGAEESIGMCLSADLRDKDGVSAALLVAELIGHYKAQGMNLVQAVEALQAKVGRFRNRLVNLEDPKPGGAQRFAAAMARIREAGLTRFAGEPVVSWEDFQTGEWHKADGSVVPIQDRPERPDVALEMERSNVLKFRLASGAFAAFRPSGTEPKLKVYLQSCTGSALLDSMEAEARTLLGL; translated from the coding sequence ATGTCCATCAGCGCCGCCCGCGAATACCTGTCCTCCCCCTGGCTTGAGGCTGAGCTGAGGAGCGAGCTGGAGACCCTGGTGAGCGACGCGGATCGCGGTGAGGAGGCGGCCCTGGCCGAGCTGGCGGACCGCTTCGCCGAACCCCTGGCCTTCGGCACCGGCGGTCTGCGCGGGATCATGGGCGCGGGCCTGCGCCGCATGAACCAGCCCAATGTGCGCCGGGCCACCCTGGCCCTGGCGGAGGTCACCCGGCGCCGCGCCCCCGGAGGCAAGGTGGCGGTGGTGGGTTACGACACCCGGATCAACTCAGAGGTCTTCGGCCTGGAGGCCGCCCGGGTGCTGGCGGCGGCGGGCTACACCGTCTATCTGGGCAACCGCCCCATGCCCACCCCCTTCCTCTGTTTCGCCATGCGCCGCCTGAAGAGCGCCTGCGGCGTCATCGTCACCGCCTCCCACAACCCCAAGGCCTACAACGGCTACAAAGCCTATGACGACCGGGGCGGCCAGGTGGTCACGCCCTGGGACGCCGAAGTCGAGTCGGCCATGGGCGCCCTCCCCCTGGTGCCCCAGCCCCCCAGCCCCGAGGTCGACGAGCGGATCCTGCCCTTCCCCAAGGAGCTGGAAGAGGCCTTCATCCAGATGGCGGTGGCCTCCCTGGCCCGCCCCAAGGTCTTCACCCCCGCCAGGATCCTCTTCACCCCCTTCCATGGCACCGGCATCGCTTTCGTGCCTGAGATCTTCCAGCGGGCCGGGCTCCCCCTGCACATCTGCGGACCCCAGGCCGTCCAGGACGGCACTTTCCCCACCGCCCCCAGGCCCAACCCCGAAGAGATGGGCGCCTTCAAGGTGACCATCGAGGAGGCTGAGAAGCTGGGTGTGGACGCCATCCTGGCCAACGACCCCGACGCAGACCGCCTCGGCGTGGTCCTCAAGCACGAGGGGCAGTGGATCCAGATGACCGGCAATGACATGGCGGGCCTGACCCTGGACTACCTAGCCAGGGAGAAGGGGGTCAAGGGCGCCGTGGTGACCACGGTGGTGACCTCCGACTTCCTCTCGAAGGTGGGCGCCCTCCACGGCATCCCCACGGTTTGGACCCTCACAGGTTTCAAGAACATCGCCGTCTGCATGAACCGCCTGGAGGAGGTCGGCGAGAAATACGCCTTCGGAGCCGAGGAGAGCATCGGCATGTGCCTCTCCGCAGACCTGCGCGACAAGGACGGCGTCTCCGCGGCTCTCCTGGTGGCAGAGCTCATCGGTCACTACAAGGCCCAGGGCATGAACCTCGTGCAGGCGGTGGAGGCCCTCCAGGCCAAGGTGGGCCGCTTCCGCAACCGCCTGGTCAACCTGGAGGATCCCAAGCCCGGCGGCGCCCAGCGCTTCGCCGCCGCCATGGCCCGCATCCGGGAGGCGGGGCTCACCCGTTTCGCAGGTGAACCGGTGGTGAGCTGGGAAGACTTCCAGACCGGCGAGTGGCACAAGGCCGATGGCAGCGTGGTGCCCATCCAGGACCGCCCGGAGCGCCCGGATGTGGCCCTGGAGATGGAGCGGAGCAACGTCCTCAAGTTCCGCCTGGCGTCGGGGGCCTTCGCGGCCTTCCGTCCCAGCGGCACCGAGCCCAAGCTCAAGGTCTATCTCCAGAGCTGCACCGGTTCGGCGCTGCTCGACAGCATGGAAGCCGAGGCCAGGACCCTCCTGGGGCTGTGA
- a CDS encoding ABC transporter ATP-binding protein, with protein sequence MIELVGLRKGFRVRDRRTRKMRRIEAVRDLTLTVHPGEIYGLLGPNGAGKSTTMRIIAGLMHPDAGLVRVAGFDASRDPEEARGSVGYLSTDLHVYGRFTPREFLRLFGEFQGLAAREAELRGVGLLERLGLSDFLDVRMEGFSTGQKQKVSVARALLHDPPVIVFDEPTTGLDVLTAKSVLDLLRELRRAGKALIVSTHVMPMVEEICDRVGLIFDGTVHGDAAPAELLRQRGARNLDEVFLQLAGEVGGPV encoded by the coding sequence ATGATCGAGCTGGTCGGGCTCCGCAAGGGCTTCCGTGTCCGGGACCGCAGGACCCGGAAGATGCGCCGCATCGAGGCGGTCCGGGATCTCACCCTGACCGTCCACCCCGGGGAGATCTATGGCCTGCTGGGCCCCAATGGGGCAGGCAAGTCCACCACCATGCGGATCATTGCAGGGCTCATGCACCCTGATGCCGGTCTGGTCAGGGTCGCGGGGTTCGATGCCTCCCGGGATCCGGAGGAGGCCCGGGGGAGTGTGGGCTATCTCTCGACGGACCTCCATGTCTATGGTCGCTTCACGCCCCGGGAGTTCCTGAGGCTCTTCGGGGAGTTCCAGGGGCTTGCCGCCCGGGAGGCCGAGCTCCGGGGAGTGGGCCTGCTGGAGCGGCTGGGGCTTTCCGACTTCCTTGATGTCCGCATGGAGGGCTTCTCCACGGGCCAGAAGCAGAAGGTCAGCGTGGCCCGCGCCCTGTTGCACGATCCTCCCGTCATCGTATTCGACGAGCCCACCACCGGACTGGATGTCCTCACGGCCAAGTCGGTGCTGGACCTGCTGCGGGAGCTTCGGCGCGCGGGGAAGGCCCTGATTGTCTCCACCCATGTCATGCCCATGGTGGAGGAGATCTGTGACCGGGTGGGCCTGATCTTCGATGGCACTGTCCATGGAGATGCGGCACCGGCGGAGCTGCTGCGGCAGCGGGGGGCCCGGAATCTGGATGAGGTCTTTCTCCAGTTGGCAGGTGAGGTGGGGGGACCGGTATGA
- a CDS encoding ABC transporter permease: MRGMLLVCRKEFLELFKDRRTVFFTFFLPLLLYPVLFSMIAGLSRSDEAQRRSRPSRVVLVDPGGLLRPLLEAQPASFELVPPPAGDLRQAIRDQRLEMEVRVDPEAVRLLGEERTFSLAVSCDPGDDASALALQRLRQLMREQDRQWVAERLRRAGAPSELDRPSRIQVVEMGDPGLKAGRLLGSMLPYLLMLMMFAGSMQHGIYATAGEKERGTLLCLLSTRIPRAQIILGKLLYVFSIGVISAVINLFSMGGSVALALRGAAGTGGNGSLTMLANPSLLALTFLLMVPLGLVFANFIVLMGVQARNSVEAGTSIMPGMVVVMVMAVFSMAPGIEKLAFLPYLPILNVSLAIRKLFGQQGNTFEYLLALLMTLALAALFTWLSTRRLDRDDTVFRL; this comes from the coding sequence ATGAGAGGGATGCTTCTGGTCTGCCGGAAGGAGTTCCTTGAGCTCTTCAAGGACCGCCGTACCGTCTTCTTCACCTTTTTCCTCCCGCTGCTCCTTTACCCCGTCCTCTTCAGCATGATCGCGGGTCTCAGCCGCTCGGATGAAGCCCAGCGACGCAGCCGCCCCAGCCGAGTGGTCCTCGTGGATCCCGGGGGGCTGCTCCGTCCCCTCCTTGAGGCGCAGCCCGCCTCCTTCGAGCTTGTCCCGCCCCCCGCCGGGGATCTCCGGCAGGCCATCCGGGACCAGCGCCTCGAGATGGAGGTCAGGGTGGATCCCGAGGCTGTCCGTCTGTTGGGCGAGGAGCGGACCTTCAGCCTGGCGGTCTCCTGCGACCCGGGGGATGATGCCTCGGCCCTGGCCCTGCAGCGGCTGCGCCAGCTCATGAGGGAGCAGGACCGGCAGTGGGTGGCTGAGCGGCTGCGGAGGGCAGGGGCTCCGTCCGAGCTGGACAGGCCCAGCCGGATCCAGGTTGTGGAGATGGGGGACCCCGGCCTCAAGGCGGGTCGGCTTCTGGGCTCCATGCTTCCCTATCTCCTGATGCTCATGATGTTCGCCGGCTCCATGCAGCATGGGATCTATGCCACGGCCGGGGAGAAGGAGCGGGGCACCCTCCTCTGTCTCCTCTCGACCCGCATCCCCCGGGCCCAGATCATCCTGGGCAAGCTGCTCTACGTCTTCTCCATCGGTGTGATCAGCGCCGTCATCAATCTCTTCAGCATGGGGGGCTCGGTGGCCCTGGCCCTGCGGGGGGCTGCCGGCACTGGGGGAAATGGCAGCCTCACGATGCTGGCCAATCCCTCCCTCCTGGCCCTGACCTTCCTGCTCATGGTCCCCCTGGGCCTGGTCTTCGCCAACTTCATCGTCCTGATGGGCGTCCAGGCCCGCAACAGCGTGGAGGCCGGCACCTCCATCATGCCGGGCATGGTGGTGGTCATGGTCATGGCGGTCTTCTCCATGGCGCCGGGGATCGAGAAGCTGGCCTTTCTGCCCTATCTCCCCATTCTCAATGTCAGCCTGGCCATCCGGAAGCTCTTCGGTCAGCAGGGGAACACCTTCGAGTACCTGCTCGCGCTCCTGATGACCCTGGCCCTCGCGGCCCTCTTCACCTGGTTGTCGACCCGTCGGCTGGACCGCGACGATACGGTTTTTAGGCTATAG